The window CAGCCCGAAGGAGGGTGCGACATGAAGCGGGACACGATCACGTTCTTTACGCAACCAATCGGGCGGCGCGGTCTACTTGCGGGCGGCGCCGCGCTGGGCCTCGCGGCGGCCGGCGGCCGCCTTCTTGGTCTCGCGTCTCAGGCGCGGGCCCAAGGCATGACGGGGCTGTCCGAGCAACTCGGCTGGCTCGCGAACGCGCAGATGGCCGGGGACTTTACGGCGATCGGCAAAGGCTACTTCAAGGACGCGGGCATCGACCTCAAGATCCAGCCGGGCGGGCCCAACATCGATCCGATTCAGATCGTGGCGGGCGGCGGGGTGCCGTTCGGCAACGTGTCCTCGGTCGCCGTGCTGGTCAACGCGCGGGCGCGCGGCCTGCCGGTCAAGGCGTTCGCGACCGCCCTCCAGCGGCATCCGTTCGCGTTCATGTTCCTCCGGAAATCGGGCATCCGCACGCCCCGGGACTTCGAGGGCAAGACGATCGGGATCCAGGCGACGGCCCGGCCGCTGCTGGAGGCCGTCCTGGCCAAGTACCAGATTCCGCCGGACAAGGTGAAGGTGCTGTTCGTCGGCGGCGACACGCGCCCGCTCGTGACCGGGCAGGTCGACGTGATCACGGGGTGGATCATCGACGCGCCGCAGGTCGAGGCCGTCCGGCAGGCGGGCGCCTTCGGCTACTTCAAACTTTGGGACCTCGGCAT of the bacterium genome contains:
- a CDS encoding ABC transporter substrate-binding protein, which codes for MKRDTITFFTQPIGRRGLLAGGAALGLAAAGGRLLGLASQARAQGMTGLSEQLGWLANAQMAGDFTAIGKGYFKDAGIDLKIQPGGPNIDPIQIVAGGGVPFGNVSSVAVLVNARARGLPVKAFATALQRHPFAFMFLRKSGIRTPRDFEGKTIGIQATARPLLEAVLAKYQIPPDKVKVLFVGGDTRPLVTGQVDVITGWIIDAPQVEAVRQAGAFGYFKLWDLGIRLYAYTYFTTDRVLAERRDVLVRFLSASARGWMYAADHPDEAVDYVLKAAPALSRPLELQTWKNEIPYMSSPLTKEHGFGYMDPQVWKAISDTYYGLKQIPQEVKPPDVMTNEIVEAAKTPKA